One Pocillopora verrucosa isolate sample1 chromosome 10, ASM3666991v2, whole genome shotgun sequence genomic window carries:
- the LOC136283750 gene encoding uncharacterized protein, producing the protein MEVNGILEIIRQGVDKENKLNDVYGNKYRILLDHEILKDHGVFFLRALSDELLYKFRIAPVSNDVIGSDETQLAYELTNIQPEYELIHSQELADEVLSNYNNGKRFMYEYVCDACDERGNFEGCRYACFLSVTDSINVPGRLMKGIFLLFHEPYAAGARDSEMTFNPVITETKVIANGIPNKVYSQGMETRDIWEGVFKIMRDNDLHGSGLTLVNTKKGV; encoded by the exons gagaataagCTCAATGACGTCTATGGGAACAAATATCGGATTCTACTGGATCATGAGATTCTGAAGGATCATGGGGTCTTCTTTCTAAGAGCTCTTTCTGATGAGCTTCTTTACAAGTTCAGGATTGCACCTGTCAGCAATGATGTGATAGGATCTGACGAGACACAGCTCGCCTATGAGTTGACTAACATCCAGCCTGAGTATGAACTCATTCACAGTCAAGAACTCGCTGATGAGGTCTTGTCTAACTACAATAATGGAAAGAGATTCATGTACGAGTACGTCTGTGACGCTTGCGACGAAAGAGGAAACTTCGAGGGGTGTCGCTATGCGTGTTTTCTAAGTGTCACTGAT AGCATCAATGTTCCAGGGAGGTTAATGAagggaatttttcttctttttcacgAGCCATATGCCGCCGGTGCGAGAGACAGTGAGATGACATTTAATCCCGTCATCACTGAAACGAAGGTGATTGCCAATGGAATCCCAAATAAGGTTTACAGTCAAGGAATGGAGACAAGAGATATTTGGGAAGGGGTCTTCAAGATTATGAGAGACAATGATCTTCATGGAAGTGGATTGACATTGGTGAATACGAAAAAAGGAGTTTAG